From Amphiprion ocellaris isolate individual 3 ecotype Okinawa chromosome 2, ASM2253959v1, whole genome shotgun sequence, a single genomic window includes:
- the si:dkeyp-117h8.4 gene encoding uncharacterized protein si:dkeyp-117h8.4 isoform X1, whose protein sequence is MDALLKKQLLDNNFNYKRSLDRIIDKYSKLQDQYGGVDVDLSDIQPRILGRYMEQSKLNLSRLESKSMTDLGDESKRAPDITQNSQLDFTYQDDRANEASDTVTHLEVDDKNLCPVEMPRSEVTQLTVSSLDESQGNFSQVELQPEDEDEELQMSLSSHGSSLVELYPSMISRIGRAWHRQHVSTAADSVLRRYRRWRQQSNRSNPNYTFTVPLRHTSGNSKKMTSKENHSKPVKRQCTRTETTPRSPLQVVAGLHEWQPKQQSPGKERGLKHHAPLAMDFSDISKPKEISLNETFIMSQQSPPKLSWPREQTSIYTVSPSRRNHTTPKASMDSFFNFKRSLSAHSVQTAGSSMYPSETSAMRERPDIYGSPVRLSPLKARMMMTLNRSPHAVSRSPKDYSVECYSRESMRPRSPAASLSTPPQRPVVPLRMLHHQDSHQLHSPQSTGRHKLRRHLSFDSSLNPIQYSPKKVDEDFMKLYHKFVCQNKSAFLNGPPCRLCARNSAASRGHSSSALAALALSPHRSILRKRHRELGRDSHPQSKRFREEYGAFSPGSRRHRWERLRHCLSPSEVELPHGGLSYSSSKHGMFQRCSTQQPPAQQESWMSQRLPVSAADFSGLGNSLETKMTGGYSPRKWR, encoded by the exons ATGGATGcacttttaaagaaacaatTACTGGACAATAACTTTAACTACAAAAGGTCACTGGATCGAATTATAGATAAG TATTCAAAACTTCAGGACCAATATGGAGGGGTAGACGTGGACCTCAGCGATATACAACCCCGGA TACTTGGACGCTACATGGAGCAGTCAAAATTAAATCTGAGCAGGCTGGAATCTAAG AGCATGACAGATTTGGGAGACGAGTCAAAAAGGG CACCGGACATTACACAAAACTCTCAG ttgGACTTTACATATCAAGATGATAGAGCTAATGAGGCTTCTGATACCGTCACCCATTTGGAAGTGGACGATAAAA ATTTGTGTCCAGTAGAGATGCCTAGAAGTGAAGTGACTCAGCTGACCGTGAGCTCATTGGATGAGAGCCAGGGGAACTTTTCTCAGGTGGAGCTCCAACCTGAAGACGAAGACGAGGAACTGCAAATGTCTCTGAGCAGCCACGGCAGCTCTTTGGTGGAGCTCTACCCCAGCATGATAAGTCGAATAGGGAGGGCCTGGCATCGGCAGCACGTCTCTACAGCCGCCGACTCTGTGCTGAGGAGGTATCGCAGGTGGCGTCAGCAGTCAAACAGAAGCAATCCCAACTACACCTTCACGGTCCCGCTGAGACACACCAGCGGCAACTCCAAAAAGATGACCAGCAAGGAAAACCACAGCAAACCTGTAAAAAGGCAGTGCACAAGGACTGAAACAACCCCTCGGTCTCCTTTGCAGGTAGTCGCCGGTTTGCATGAATGGCAACCAAAGCAGCAGTCTCCTGGTAAGGAGAGAGGCTTGAAGCACCATGCTCCCCTCGCAATGGACTTCTCTGACATCTCCAAACCAAAAGAGATCTCACTGAACGAGACCTTCATCATGTCTCAGCAGTCCCCTCCCAAACTATCCTGGCCCAGAGAGCAGACTTCCATTTACACCGTCAGTCCTTCTCGACGTAACCATACCACTCCTAAAGCATCCATGGACTCATTCTTTAATTTCAAAAGGTCTCTTTCTGCACACTCGGTACAGACTGCTGGGTCTTCCATGTATCCATCAGAAACCAGTGCTATGAGAGAAAGACCTGATATCTACGGCTCTCCAGTCAGGCTGAGTCCCTTAAAAGCAAGAATGATGATGACCCTCAATAGGTCGCCTCATGCAGTTTCCAGAAGCCCCAAAGATTATTCAGTGGAATGCTACTCCAGAGAGTCAATGAGGCCCAGATCTCCTGCCGCCAGTCTGTCCACTCCTCCACAGAGGCCTGTTGTCCCACTGAGGATGCTTCACCATCAGGACTCCCATCAGCTGCACTCACCTCAGTCAACCGGTCGTCACAAGCTCAGACGGCACCTTTCCTTTGATTCGTCCCTGAATCCGATCCAGTACTCTCCAAAGAAAGTGGACGAGGATTTCATGAAACTTTACCACAAGTTTGTGTGCCAGAACAAATCGGCTTTCCTCAACGGGCCTCCCTGCCGTCTGTGTGCTCGAAACTCAGCAGCCAGCAGAGGCCACTCTTCCTCAGCCCTGGCTGCTCTCGCCCTGTCGCCCCACCGCTCCATCCTCAGAAAACGCCACAGAGAGTTGGGCCGGGACAGCCATCCACAGTCCAAACGTTTCAGGGAAGAGTACGGCGCATTCTCCCCAGGGTCCAGACGCCACAGGTGGGAGAGGCTGAGGCACTGTCTCTCTCCATCTGAAGTGGAGCTGCCTCACGGGGGCCTCTCCTATAGCTCCAGTAAACACGGCATGTTTCAACGGTGCAGCACTCAGCAGCCTCCAGCACAACAGGAATCCTGGATGAGTCAGCGCCTGCCTGTATCTGCAGCAGATTTTTCAGGCCTGG GGAATTCGCTGGAGACTAAAATGACCGGTGGCTACTCCCCCAG aaaatggCGATGA
- the si:dkeyp-117h8.4 gene encoding uncharacterized protein si:dkeyp-117h8.4 isoform X2: MEQSKLNLSRLESKSMTDLGDESKRAPDITQNSQLDFTYQDDRANEASDTVTHLEVDDKNLCPVEMPRSEVTQLTVSSLDESQGNFSQVELQPEDEDEELQMSLSSHGSSLVELYPSMISRIGRAWHRQHVSTAADSVLRRYRRWRQQSNRSNPNYTFTVPLRHTSGNSKKMTSKENHSKPVKRQCTRTETTPRSPLQVVAGLHEWQPKQQSPGKERGLKHHAPLAMDFSDISKPKEISLNETFIMSQQSPPKLSWPREQTSIYTVSPSRRNHTTPKASMDSFFNFKRSLSAHSVQTAGSSMYPSETSAMRERPDIYGSPVRLSPLKARMMMTLNRSPHAVSRSPKDYSVECYSRESMRPRSPAASLSTPPQRPVVPLRMLHHQDSHQLHSPQSTGRHKLRRHLSFDSSLNPIQYSPKKVDEDFMKLYHKFVCQNKSAFLNGPPCRLCARNSAASRGHSSSALAALALSPHRSILRKRHRELGRDSHPQSKRFREEYGAFSPGSRRHRWERLRHCLSPSEVELPHGGLSYSSSKHGMFQRCSTQQPPAQQESWMSQRLPVSAADFSGLGNSLETKMTGGYSPRKWR; encoded by the exons ATGGAGCAGTCAAAATTAAATCTGAGCAGGCTGGAATCTAAG AGCATGACAGATTTGGGAGACGAGTCAAAAAGGG CACCGGACATTACACAAAACTCTCAG ttgGACTTTACATATCAAGATGATAGAGCTAATGAGGCTTCTGATACCGTCACCCATTTGGAAGTGGACGATAAAA ATTTGTGTCCAGTAGAGATGCCTAGAAGTGAAGTGACTCAGCTGACCGTGAGCTCATTGGATGAGAGCCAGGGGAACTTTTCTCAGGTGGAGCTCCAACCTGAAGACGAAGACGAGGAACTGCAAATGTCTCTGAGCAGCCACGGCAGCTCTTTGGTGGAGCTCTACCCCAGCATGATAAGTCGAATAGGGAGGGCCTGGCATCGGCAGCACGTCTCTACAGCCGCCGACTCTGTGCTGAGGAGGTATCGCAGGTGGCGTCAGCAGTCAAACAGAAGCAATCCCAACTACACCTTCACGGTCCCGCTGAGACACACCAGCGGCAACTCCAAAAAGATGACCAGCAAGGAAAACCACAGCAAACCTGTAAAAAGGCAGTGCACAAGGACTGAAACAACCCCTCGGTCTCCTTTGCAGGTAGTCGCCGGTTTGCATGAATGGCAACCAAAGCAGCAGTCTCCTGGTAAGGAGAGAGGCTTGAAGCACCATGCTCCCCTCGCAATGGACTTCTCTGACATCTCCAAACCAAAAGAGATCTCACTGAACGAGACCTTCATCATGTCTCAGCAGTCCCCTCCCAAACTATCCTGGCCCAGAGAGCAGACTTCCATTTACACCGTCAGTCCTTCTCGACGTAACCATACCACTCCTAAAGCATCCATGGACTCATTCTTTAATTTCAAAAGGTCTCTTTCTGCACACTCGGTACAGACTGCTGGGTCTTCCATGTATCCATCAGAAACCAGTGCTATGAGAGAAAGACCTGATATCTACGGCTCTCCAGTCAGGCTGAGTCCCTTAAAAGCAAGAATGATGATGACCCTCAATAGGTCGCCTCATGCAGTTTCCAGAAGCCCCAAAGATTATTCAGTGGAATGCTACTCCAGAGAGTCAATGAGGCCCAGATCTCCTGCCGCCAGTCTGTCCACTCCTCCACAGAGGCCTGTTGTCCCACTGAGGATGCTTCACCATCAGGACTCCCATCAGCTGCACTCACCTCAGTCAACCGGTCGTCACAAGCTCAGACGGCACCTTTCCTTTGATTCGTCCCTGAATCCGATCCAGTACTCTCCAAAGAAAGTGGACGAGGATTTCATGAAACTTTACCACAAGTTTGTGTGCCAGAACAAATCGGCTTTCCTCAACGGGCCTCCCTGCCGTCTGTGTGCTCGAAACTCAGCAGCCAGCAGAGGCCACTCTTCCTCAGCCCTGGCTGCTCTCGCCCTGTCGCCCCACCGCTCCATCCTCAGAAAACGCCACAGAGAGTTGGGCCGGGACAGCCATCCACAGTCCAAACGTTTCAGGGAAGAGTACGGCGCATTCTCCCCAGGGTCCAGACGCCACAGGTGGGAGAGGCTGAGGCACTGTCTCTCTCCATCTGAAGTGGAGCTGCCTCACGGGGGCCTCTCCTATAGCTCCAGTAAACACGGCATGTTTCAACGGTGCAGCACTCAGCAGCCTCCAGCACAACAGGAATCCTGGATGAGTCAGCGCCTGCCTGTATCTGCAGCAGATTTTTCAGGCCTGG GGAATTCGCTGGAGACTAAAATGACCGGTGGCTACTCCCCCAG aaaatggCGATGA
- the ppat gene encoding amidophosphoribosyltransferase: MEFEESGIGEECGVFGCVAAGEWPTQLEVAQVLTLGLVALQHRGQESAGIVTSNGASPPTYTTHKGMGLVNTAFSPEALLKLRYGNLGICHTRYSTTGISELQNCQPFVVDTLHGKIAVAHNGELVNAHALRKKVMRHGVGLSTGSDSELITQLLAFTPPMEELDSPDWVARIKNLMTETPTSYSLLVMFKDVIYAVRDPYGNRPLCIGRLVPISKLHTTGVGEEDTEGWVVSSESCSFQSIGAKYYREVLPGEIVQISRHGVKTLSVVPRPEGDLPAFCIFEYVYFARPDSIFEGQMVYTVRQRCGRQLAIEAPTDVDVVSTVPESATPAALGYAQQSGLPYIEVLCKNRYVGRTFIQPNTRLRQLGVAKKFGALTDNFAGKRVVLIDDSIVRGNTISPIIKLLKEAGATEVHIRVASPPIKFPCYMGINIPTKEELIANKPEFQDIAGYIGADSVKYLTVEGLVSAVQEGIASLQEKDNISSCNKSSRKVGHCTACLTGKYPVELEW; this comes from the exons GGGTCAGGAAAGTGCTGGGATTGTGACCAGTAATGGAGCCAGTCCTCccacatacacaacacacaag ggAATGGGATTAGTGAACACTGCATTTTCACCCGAGGCTCTGCTGAAACTGCGCTATGGTAACCTCGGCATTTGTCACACACGCTATTCAACCACTGGGATCTCGGAGCTGCAGAACTGCCAACCCTTTGTGGTTGATACGCTGCATGGCAAGATTGCCGTGGCACACAATGGAGAGCTAGTTAATGCGCATGCCTTGAGGAAAAAG GTGATGCGCCACGGTGTCGGCCTCTCCACCGGCTCAGACAGCGAGCTCATCACCCAGCTGCTGGCATTCACTCCACCTATGGAGGAGCTGGACTCACCTGACTGGGTTGCCAG GATAAAAAACCTCATGACTGAAACCCCGACATCATACTCGCTGCTGGTGATGTTCAAAGACGTTATCTACGCGGTGCGTGATCCGTATGGAAACCGGCCCCTCTGCATTGGACGGCTTGTTCCCATCTCTAAACTACATACTACAG GTGTTGGGGAGGAGGACACTGAGGGCTGGGTTGTGTCATCAGAGTCCTGTAGCTTCCAGTCTATCGGTGCCAA GTATTACAGAGAGGTTCTACCTGGAGAGATAGTTCAGATATCCAGACATGGAGTCAAGACTCTGAGTGTGGTGCCTCGCCCCGAGGGAGACCTGCCTGCCTTCTGCATTTTTGAATATGTTTACTTTGCCAGACCAGACTCTATTTTTGAAG GACAGATGGTCTATACTGTGCGGCAGCGCTGTGGTCGGCAGTTAGCCATCGAGGCTCCAACAGATGTGGACGTGGTCAGCACTGTGCCAGAGTCTGCAACCCCAGCTGCCCTGGGCTACGCTCAACAG TCTGGTCTTCCATACATAGAAGTTCTGTGTAAGAACCGCTACGTTGGGAGAACATTTATTCAGCCAAATACACGGTTGAGGCAGCTGGGAGTGGCCAAGAAGTTTGGGGCTCTGACAGACAACTTTGCTGGGAAACGAGTGGTGTTAATTGATGACTCCATTGTCAGAGGCAACACCATCTCTCCCATTATTAAACTACTGAAAGAAGCTGGTGCAACAGAG GTCCATATCAGGGTGGCATCTCCACCGATCAAGTTCCCCTGCTACATGGGCATCAATATTCCAACCAAGGAGGAGCTTATTGCCAACAAGCCAGAGTTTCAGGACATTGCTGGTTATATTG GTGCTGACAGTGTTAAGTATCTGACTGTGGAGGGCCTCGTATCAGCTGTTCAGGAGGGAATCGCCTCCCTGCAGGAGAAGGACAACATCAGCTCCTGTAACAAGTCCAGCAGGAAAGTGGGCCACTGCACCGCCTGCCTGACTGGGAAATATCCAGTAGAACTGGAGTGGTAG